From a region of the Rathayibacter sp. VKM Ac-2804 genome:
- a CDS encoding tautomerase family protein, with protein sequence MPLVTIEIADTVPEETRFAYAEAVNAGLVEGLGMDAEDRFQVIHPLPASHLVADPHYLGGDRRDVVYVRVLMVRMYDKETKAAMFEAVARRLEAEGVRPDDVFIAITENTLDDWYPGARGERG encoded by the coding sequence ATGCCTCTCGTCACCATAGAGATCGCCGACACCGTCCCCGAGGAGACCCGGTTCGCCTACGCGGAGGCCGTCAACGCGGGCCTCGTCGAGGGCCTGGGCATGGATGCGGAGGACCGCTTCCAGGTCATCCACCCCCTGCCCGCGAGCCACCTCGTCGCCGACCCGCACTATCTCGGCGGCGACCGGAGGGACGTGGTCTACGTGCGCGTCCTCATGGTCCGCATGTACGACAAGGAGACCAAGGCCGCGATGTTCGAGGCGGTCGCCCGCCGGCTGGAGGCCGAGGGCGTCCGCCCGGACGACGTGTTCATCGCGATCACCGAGAACACGCTGGACGACTGGTACCCCGGTGCGCGGGGCGAGCGTGGCTGA
- a CDS encoding sugar ABC transporter permease: MTTAIARSGAGAPDRAARGVEPSGGRPRKRMLLGPGMIWILPAIVLVLGMIYFAIGYTGYVSTLDWNGFILSPSESVGADNYVQMVQDRVFWGAIGHTAIFFVVTFAVQTAIGFTFAAIMHSRIRLAPLYKVLIFVPTVLAPASMAPVFRSIFDVDGQFNQVLRGVGLGGLAHPWLADPATAMPVVMAVTVWQWTGLTFILFYAAMAQIEPEILEAARIDGASNLRSLVSIVWPICRGTTIALATLGIIGALKTFDVPYLVTKGGPNHATEFLGTYIYQTMVAEKHFGYAAAISIALLVLAVGGGVLTNLRRRADES; this comes from the coding sequence ATGACCACGGCCATCGCGAGATCCGGAGCGGGAGCACCCGACCGCGCCGCTCGAGGCGTCGAGCCCTCCGGGGGGCGTCCGCGGAAGCGGATGCTGCTCGGCCCCGGGATGATCTGGATCCTCCCGGCGATCGTCCTCGTGCTGGGGATGATCTACTTCGCCATCGGCTACACGGGCTACGTCTCGACGCTCGACTGGAACGGGTTCATCCTGAGCCCCTCGGAGTCGGTGGGCGCGGACAACTACGTGCAGATGGTGCAGGACCGCGTCTTCTGGGGCGCGATCGGGCACACGGCGATCTTCTTCGTCGTCACCTTCGCCGTGCAGACGGCGATCGGCTTCACCTTCGCGGCGATCATGCACTCGCGGATCCGGCTCGCGCCGCTCTACAAGGTGCTGATCTTCGTGCCGACCGTCCTCGCCCCGGCGTCGATGGCGCCCGTCTTCCGCTCGATCTTCGACGTCGACGGCCAGTTCAACCAGGTGCTGCGCGGTGTCGGTCTGGGTGGTCTCGCCCACCCGTGGCTGGCCGACCCGGCCACGGCGATGCCGGTCGTGATGGCCGTCACCGTCTGGCAGTGGACCGGGCTCACCTTCATCCTCTTCTACGCCGCGATGGCGCAGATCGAGCCGGAGATCCTCGAGGCCGCCCGGATCGACGGGGCGAGCAACCTCCGCTCGCTCGTCTCGATCGTCTGGCCGATCTGCCGGGGCACGACGATCGCCCTCGCCACGCTGGGCATCATCGGGGCGCTGAAGACCTTCGACGTGCCGTACCTGGTGACCAAGGGCGGACCGAACCACGCGACCGAGTTCCTCGGCACGTACATCTACCAGACCATGGTCGCGGAGAAGCACTTCGGCTACGCGGCCGCGATCTCGATCGCCCTCCTCGTCCTCGCGGTCGGCGGCGGCGTCCTGACCAACCTGCGGCGCCGCGCCGACGAGAGCTGA
- a CDS encoding SDR family oxidoreductase, producing the protein MSARLDGALAVVTAGTAGIGRAIVLRLAAEGADVIATGTSEERAAALRAEGGGAVRTLVGDGSTLEHLAELTRAVGEDGRAVDVLVLNAGRDVEATPIVDTTPEMFDHVSDLNFRGTFLTARSIVPAMADGGRIVLVSSIAGHNGGPGHSVYNATKAAVRSLARTLTAELADRRIRANAVSPGPIATAGFDRFTGGSAAIEQAVAAQIPVGRIGRPEEVASAVLFLATAESSFIAGAELVVDGGMTQA; encoded by the coding sequence GTGAGCGCCCGGCTGGACGGGGCGCTCGCCGTCGTCACCGCCGGGACCGCCGGGATCGGGCGGGCGATCGTGCTCCGCCTGGCCGCGGAGGGGGCCGACGTGATCGCGACCGGCACGAGCGAGGAGCGCGCGGCGGCCCTGCGCGCGGAGGGCGGCGGCGCCGTGCGCACCTTGGTCGGCGACGGCTCGACGCTCGAGCACCTCGCGGAGCTGACGCGGGCCGTCGGCGAGGATGGCCGCGCCGTCGACGTCCTGGTCCTCAACGCCGGGCGCGACGTCGAGGCGACGCCGATCGTCGACACCACGCCCGAGATGTTCGACCACGTGAGCGACCTCAACTTCCGCGGCACTTTCCTGACCGCCCGGAGCATCGTCCCGGCGATGGCGGACGGCGGGCGCATCGTCCTCGTCTCCTCGATCGCCGGGCACAACGGCGGGCCGGGGCACTCCGTCTACAACGCGACCAAGGCGGCCGTGCGCTCGCTGGCGCGGACCCTGACGGCCGAGCTCGCCGATCGGCGGATCCGCGCCAACGCGGTGAGCCCCGGCCCGATCGCCACCGCCGGCTTCGACAGGTTCACCGGAGGCTCGGCCGCGATCGAGCAGGCGGTCGCCGCGCAGATCCCGGTCGGCCGCATCGGCCGGCCCGAGGAGGTCGCCTCGGCGGTCCTCTTCCTCGCGACCGCGGAGTCGAGCTTCATCGCCGGCGCCGAGCTGGTCGTCGACGGCGGGATGACGCAGGCGTGA
- a CDS encoding Gfo/Idh/MocA family oxidoreductase yields MTEPTTFAVVGTGWRSEFYLRLARTAPERLRAVAIVANSAAAEDRMRARWDAPVVRTLEEALAHRPDFVIAAVSWPSMPGVTTRLAELGVPVLAETPPAPTADGLRELWSALGASARVQVAEQYMLMPGHAARQAVVRSGAIGEATAVHIASTHLYHATSLIRGFLGAGMAEAVVSARAFTAPQADPLTFDGWREDPSPEPRTTTIGTLDFGDGRMGLYDFVDNQWWNPLLSRRIVIRGSLGEIADDTVTHLTDEGVIVSPISYRRTGIDMNLEGNEVVTASFEGRIVWRNEWVGTRLSEDDLAVADLLEATGRWARDAGPEPYPLAEACQDHLLGLAIEESVRTSADVRVSKEAWA; encoded by the coding sequence ATGACTGAGCCGACGACGTTCGCGGTGGTGGGGACCGGCTGGCGCTCCGAGTTCTACCTCCGCCTGGCCCGCACGGCCCCCGAGCGGCTGCGCGCGGTGGCGATCGTGGCGAACTCCGCCGCCGCCGAGGACCGGATGAGGGCGCGCTGGGACGCGCCCGTCGTCCGGACGCTGGAGGAGGCCCTCGCCCACCGGCCCGACTTCGTGATCGCCGCCGTCTCCTGGCCGTCGATGCCGGGCGTGACGACCCGGCTCGCCGAGCTCGGCGTCCCCGTGCTCGCCGAGACCCCGCCCGCGCCGACGGCCGACGGGCTGCGCGAGCTGTGGAGCGCCCTCGGCGCCTCGGCCCGGGTGCAGGTGGCGGAGCAGTACATGCTGATGCCCGGGCACGCGGCACGCCAGGCGGTCGTCCGGAGCGGCGCGATCGGCGAGGCCACTGCCGTGCACATCGCCTCCACGCACCTGTACCACGCGACCAGCCTGATCCGCGGCTTCCTCGGCGCGGGCATGGCCGAGGCCGTCGTGAGCGCCCGCGCCTTCACCGCGCCCCAGGCCGACCCGCTGACCTTCGACGGCTGGCGCGAGGATCCATCGCCCGAGCCGCGGACGACGACGATCGGCACGCTCGACTTCGGCGACGGCAGGATGGGCCTCTACGACTTCGTCGACAACCAGTGGTGGAACCCGCTGCTCAGCCGGCGGATCGTGATCCGCGGCTCGCTCGGCGAGATCGCCGACGACACGGTCACCCACCTCACGGACGAGGGCGTGATCGTGTCGCCGATCTCCTACCGGCGCACCGGCATCGACATGAACCTCGAGGGCAACGAGGTGGTCACCGCCTCCTTCGAGGGCCGGATCGTCTGGCGCAACGAGTGGGTCGGGACCCGGCTGTCCGAGGACGACCTCGCGGTCGCCGACCTCCTCGAGGCGACCGGGCGGTGGGCCCGCGACGCCGGCCCCGAGCCCTACCCGCTGGCCGAGGCCTGCCAGGACCATCTCCTCGGTCTCGCGATCGAGGAGTCCGTACGAACCAGCGCCGATGTGCGCGTGAGCAAGGAAGCGTGGGCCTGA
- a CDS encoding dihydroxy-acid dehydratase: MNDENPGRPTGMGPVIRTGRAVRSAQWYGGDDRNTYLHRAWMRRGTPDHAFDGRPQIAIANTASDLSPCNSHLDEVAQSVKNGVYEAGGIPYNLPVISLGETTVRTTAMLWRNMVAMAAEELFRANPIDGLVLLGGCDKTIPALLMAAASVGIPAIVVPGGPMLNGTFRGSTLGCGTDVWRLSEEVRAGALDSDYFVQSESSMIRSRGHCNTMGTASSMACVAEALGMTLPGVAGVPASDSRLLQFAHATGNRVVAMVEEELAPADVMTKAAFHNAIVALAAIGGSTNAVVHLLAIAGRLGVELDLDDFDRIGADVPLLVNLQPAGAHLMEDLFRAGGFLAVMNEVRPLLDPTAVTVLGTPFVDELPGHEVWDRDVIRTVEAPLLPAAGIAVLRGNLAPTGAIIKPAAATAALLHHRGPAVVFDSVEDMHARIDSPELDVTADSVLVLRGCGPRGYPGMPEVANMPLPKRLLDAGVRDMVRICDGRMSGTAYGTIVLHVTPESAVGGALGLVQDGDLIELDVAARTLTLLVSDEDLAARTPSAAATAAYAAPVRGWERLYIDHVEQAERGADLDFLTGATGPGVLRESH; encoded by the coding sequence ATGAACGACGAGAACCCGGGGCGGCCGACCGGCATGGGCCCGGTGATCCGGACCGGCCGCGCCGTCCGCAGCGCCCAGTGGTACGGCGGCGACGACCGCAACACCTACCTGCACCGGGCGTGGATGCGCCGCGGCACGCCCGACCACGCCTTCGACGGCCGGCCGCAGATCGCGATCGCGAACACCGCCTCCGACCTCTCGCCGTGCAACTCGCACCTCGACGAGGTCGCCCAGAGCGTCAAGAACGGCGTGTACGAGGCGGGCGGGATCCCCTACAACCTGCCTGTCATCTCGCTCGGCGAGACGACCGTCCGGACCACCGCGATGCTCTGGCGCAACATGGTCGCGATGGCCGCGGAGGAGCTGTTCCGCGCCAATCCGATCGACGGCCTGGTGCTGCTCGGCGGCTGCGACAAGACCATCCCGGCGCTGCTGATGGCCGCCGCCAGCGTGGGGATCCCGGCGATCGTCGTCCCCGGCGGGCCGATGCTCAACGGGACCTTCCGCGGCAGCACGCTCGGCTGCGGCACCGACGTCTGGCGCCTGAGCGAGGAGGTGCGGGCGGGCGCGCTCGACAGCGACTACTTCGTCCAGTCCGAGTCCTCGATGATCCGCAGCCGCGGGCACTGCAACACCATGGGCACGGCGTCCTCGATGGCCTGCGTCGCGGAGGCGCTCGGCATGACCCTGCCCGGCGTCGCGGGCGTCCCCGCCTCGGACAGCCGGCTGCTGCAGTTCGCGCACGCGACGGGCAACCGCGTCGTCGCGATGGTGGAGGAGGAGCTCGCACCGGCGGACGTGATGACGAAGGCCGCGTTCCACAACGCGATCGTGGCGCTCGCCGCGATCGGCGGATCGACCAACGCCGTGGTGCACCTGCTCGCGATCGCGGGCCGGCTCGGCGTCGAGCTCGACCTCGACGACTTCGACCGCATCGGCGCCGACGTCCCGCTGCTGGTGAATCTGCAGCCGGCCGGCGCGCACCTGATGGAGGACCTGTTCCGCGCGGGCGGGTTCCTCGCCGTGATGAACGAGGTCCGGCCGCTGCTGGATCCGACGGCGGTGACGGTGCTCGGCACGCCCTTCGTCGACGAGCTGCCGGGGCACGAGGTCTGGGACCGCGACGTGATCCGCACGGTCGAGGCGCCGCTGCTGCCGGCGGCCGGCATCGCCGTGCTCCGCGGCAACCTCGCGCCGACCGGCGCGATCATCAAGCCGGCCGCGGCGACGGCGGCGCTGCTGCACCACCGCGGGCCGGCGGTCGTCTTCGACTCGGTCGAGGACATGCACGCCCGGATCGACTCGCCCGAGCTCGACGTCACCGCGGACTCGGTCCTGGTGCTGCGCGGCTGCGGTCCGCGCGGCTACCCCGGGATGCCCGAGGTCGCCAACATGCCGCTGCCGAAGCGCCTGCTCGACGCGGGCGTGCGCGACATGGTCCGCATCTGCGACGGGCGGATGAGCGGCACGGCCTACGGCACGATCGTGCTGCACGTCACTCCGGAGTCGGCGGTCGGCGGCGCGCTCGGCCTGGTGCAGGACGGCGACCTGATCGAGCTCGACGTCGCGGCGCGGACGCTGACGCTGCTGGTGTCCGACGAGGATCTGGCGGCCCGCACTCCGTCCGCCGCGGCGACGGCGGCCTACGCGGCCCCGGTCCGCGGCTGGGAGCGGCTCTACATCGACCACGTCGAGCAGGCCGAGCGCGGCGCGGACCTGGACTTCCTGACCGGCGCCACCGGACCCGGCGTGCTGCGGGAGTCGCATTGA
- a CDS encoding aldehyde dehydrogenase (NADP(+)) gives MSIEAEEERVQAAAGTRLTELRVAAAAAAAPAVLASSRQERAGWLTRIAARLDEARDDLVEVAEAETHLGVERLRGEVARTTGQLRLFADVLEEGSYLEASIDVAGTIGGDGSQEIRRFLRPIGPVAVFSASNFPFAFSVAGGDTASALAAGCPVLVKAHPGHPELSRRTAAVVDRALEEAGAPRGVFDLVEGRAAGLVLVRAPEVRAVAFTGSLPGATALMDAMSERAEPIPFFGELGSVNPVVITPGAAEERAAELAAELVASFTLGGGQFCTKPGVVFVPAAADLDTPAERAARSAGAGGGTPPCWSSSAQRVSRPAFRQAVAERVESLPGTVLLTERIAESFSASAGRLASADGVRVLARGAQVDGTAPVVLVTTIDDVVRHSDVLLEECFGPLTLLIEYRSPEEVLAALTHLDGSLTATVHSAPGEDIGALVAVLAERSGRVVFDGWPTGVSVTWGQHHGGPWPATTSQHTSVGATAIRRFLRPIAYQGAPAAALPADLTDAGLARLPHRRDGRSVPR, from the coding sequence ATGAGCATCGAGGCCGAGGAGGAGCGCGTGCAGGCCGCGGCCGGAACCCGGCTCACCGAGCTGCGCGTCGCGGCGGCCGCGGCCGCGGCTCCGGCGGTGCTCGCCTCCTCCCGGCAGGAGCGGGCGGGCTGGCTCACCCGGATCGCGGCGCGGCTCGACGAGGCGCGCGACGACCTGGTCGAGGTGGCCGAGGCCGAGACGCACCTCGGCGTCGAGCGGCTGCGGGGAGAGGTGGCGCGCACGACGGGCCAGCTGCGGCTGTTCGCGGACGTGCTCGAGGAGGGCTCCTACCTCGAGGCCTCGATCGACGTCGCCGGCACGATCGGCGGCGACGGCTCGCAGGAGATCCGCCGCTTCCTCCGCCCGATCGGGCCGGTCGCGGTCTTCTCGGCCTCGAACTTCCCGTTCGCCTTCTCGGTCGCCGGCGGCGACACCGCGTCGGCGCTGGCGGCGGGCTGTCCGGTGCTCGTGAAGGCCCACCCCGGGCATCCGGAGCTGTCGCGGCGCACCGCCGCCGTGGTCGACCGGGCGCTCGAGGAGGCCGGCGCCCCGCGCGGCGTCTTCGACCTCGTGGAGGGGCGCGCGGCGGGGCTCGTGCTCGTCAGGGCGCCCGAGGTGCGCGCCGTGGCGTTCACCGGCTCGCTGCCGGGGGCCACCGCGCTGATGGACGCGATGTCCGAGCGCGCGGAGCCGATCCCGTTCTTCGGCGAGCTCGGCAGCGTGAACCCCGTGGTGATCACGCCCGGGGCGGCCGAGGAGCGCGCGGCGGAGCTCGCGGCCGAGCTGGTCGCCTCCTTCACCCTCGGCGGCGGGCAGTTCTGCACCAAGCCCGGCGTGGTCTTCGTGCCGGCGGCGGCGGATCTCGATACGCCCGCGGAGCGGGCCGCTCGATCAGCAGGGGCGGGCGGCGGCACGCCTCCATGCTGGTCGAGTAGCGCGCAGCGCGTCTCGAGACCCGCGTTCCGCCAGGCGGTGGCGGAGCGGGTCGAGAGCCTGCCGGGGACGGTCCTGCTCACGGAGAGGATCGCGGAGTCCTTCTCCGCGTCCGCCGGCCGGCTGGCGTCGGCGGACGGGGTCCGTGTCCTCGCCCGCGGCGCGCAGGTCGACGGCACCGCACCGGTCGTCCTCGTGACGACCATCGACGACGTCGTCCGGCACAGCGACGTCCTGCTCGAGGAGTGCTTCGGCCCGCTGACGCTGCTGATCGAGTACCGCTCGCCGGAGGAGGTGCTCGCCGCGCTCACCCACCTGGACGGATCGCTGACAGCCACCGTGCACAGCGCGCCGGGCGAGGACATCGGCGCGCTCGTCGCCGTCCTCGCCGAGCGCTCCGGCCGCGTCGTCTTCGACGGCTGGCCGACCGGCGTCAGCGTCACCTGGGGGCAGCACCACGGCGGACCGTGGCCCGCCACGACCTCGCAGCACACCTCGGTCGGAGCGACCGCGATCCGGCGCTTCCTCCGGCCGATCGCCTACCAGGGGGCTCCGGCCGCCGCGCTCCCGGCCGACCTCACCGATGCGGGCCTCGCCCGCCTCCCTCACCGCCGCGACGGCAGATCGGTCCCCCGATGA
- a CDS encoding extracellular solute-binding protein — translation MSKKTFGWPRRAALVAAGVLAVSLTACSGGGGGASSDPGSATEGSITWWGWTPDKPLADKLIASFNEEYPDIEVEFVSKPIDSYDSVLGPAITSADGPDVFNVAPGSANGGVETFQAGAIDLGPAVEEELGADWQDKLAASGVEGLAVDDKVVGLSAGAVYSGSIWVNQDMLDEVGVTAPTTYDEWVQVCRTLEAAGKGCFVQGAGQWAFDMDTFEAIMQNIEPGAYAKAAAGEMDYTDPAFEQGMQIWKDLFDDGIMQEGAIGLQQYPDANNAFMSEKYAMVMMGSWYTQYTVRDAMVTAMEAAGVSNPEPFTMVPIQFPDVAGTGNVGEMFGDADYGLAVSTKSDAQAAATTFAVWLTTSEAGQTAVANTLNDIPSLAGVQPDWDSIDLVAPDAQLDALKDYTATASKATDPRFATVSADLNTAFRDALIGVASGDTDIDQALQGLQSVVDDQK, via the coding sequence ATGTCGAAGAAGACGTTCGGTTGGCCGAGGAGGGCCGCGCTCGTCGCGGCCGGGGTCCTGGCGGTCTCGCTCACCGCCTGCAGCGGCGGCGGGGGAGGAGCATCGAGCGATCCCGGCTCCGCCACCGAGGGCTCGATCACCTGGTGGGGCTGGACCCCCGACAAGCCGCTGGCCGACAAGCTGATCGCCTCGTTCAACGAGGAGTACCCGGACATCGAGGTCGAGTTCGTCTCGAAGCCGATCGACAGCTACGACTCGGTCCTCGGGCCGGCCATCACCTCGGCCGACGGCCCGGACGTGTTCAACGTCGCGCCGGGCTCGGCCAACGGCGGCGTCGAGACCTTCCAGGCCGGCGCCATCGACCTCGGCCCCGCCGTCGAGGAGGAGCTGGGCGCGGACTGGCAGGACAAGCTGGCCGCCTCGGGTGTCGAGGGCCTCGCCGTCGACGACAAGGTCGTCGGCCTCTCCGCCGGCGCCGTCTACTCCGGCAGCATCTGGGTCAACCAGGACATGCTCGACGAGGTCGGCGTGACCGCGCCCACCACCTACGACGAGTGGGTCCAGGTCTGCCGGACCCTCGAGGCCGCCGGCAAGGGCTGCTTCGTGCAGGGCGCCGGCCAGTGGGCGTTCGACATGGACACCTTCGAGGCGATCATGCAGAACATCGAGCCCGGCGCCTACGCGAAGGCCGCCGCCGGCGAGATGGACTACACGGATCCCGCCTTCGAGCAGGGCATGCAGATCTGGAAGGACCTCTTCGACGACGGGATCATGCAGGAGGGCGCGATCGGCCTGCAGCAGTACCCGGACGCGAACAACGCCTTCATGTCCGAGAAGTACGCGATGGTGATGATGGGCAGCTGGTACACCCAGTACACCGTCCGCGACGCGATGGTCACCGCGATGGAGGCGGCCGGAGTCTCGAACCCGGAGCCCTTCACCATGGTGCCGATCCAGTTCCCGGACGTCGCGGGCACCGGGAACGTCGGCGAGATGTTCGGCGACGCGGACTACGGGCTCGCGGTGAGCACCAAGTCCGACGCGCAGGCCGCGGCCACGACGTTCGCCGTCTGGTTGACCACCTCCGAGGCCGGGCAGACCGCCGTCGCGAACACGCTCAACGACATCCCGTCGCTGGCGGGGGTGCAGCCCGACTGGGACAGCATCGACCTCGTCGCGCCGGACGCGCAGCTGGACGCCCTCAAGGACTACACGGCGACGGCGAGCAAGGCGACCGACCCGCGCTTCGCGACGGTCAGCGCCGACCTCAACACCGCCTTCCGCGACGCGCTGATCGGCGTCGCCTCCGGGGACACGGACATCGACCAGGCCCTCCAGGGTCTGCAGTCCGTCGTCGACGACCAGAAGTAG
- a CDS encoding carbohydrate ABC transporter permease has product MFELRSLRSRLGVQLLATVIVIPYLFALVAMVQGSLAGAGWGNYGKVFATGVVPTYFRNTIIVAVSTVAIVYVCTMLAAFGFAKLRIRGKEVWFWLLIAALTMPEAVLLTPLFVTASTLDVYNQLIAVILPLAALQVPFTVLLARSFFAGIPTELMDAGRVDGASIVKVFWYIVLPLTRPIAGAIVVLTLINSWNAFLLPLLMLNDPDKQVVTLLPSFFTSQYTNDQTGVLAASVITAVPVIVAYLLLQRSFERGLAAGALK; this is encoded by the coding sequence GTGTTCGAACTCCGATCGCTCCGCTCGCGCCTCGGCGTGCAGCTGCTCGCGACCGTCATCGTCATCCCCTACCTGTTCGCGCTCGTCGCGATGGTGCAGGGCTCGCTGGCCGGCGCCGGCTGGGGCAACTACGGCAAGGTCTTCGCGACCGGCGTCGTGCCCACCTACTTCCGGAACACGATCATCGTCGCGGTCTCGACCGTCGCGATCGTCTACGTCTGCACGATGCTGGCGGCGTTCGGCTTCGCCAAGCTGCGGATCCGCGGCAAGGAGGTGTGGTTCTGGCTGCTGATCGCGGCGCTCACCATGCCGGAGGCGGTGCTGCTCACGCCGCTGTTCGTCACCGCCTCGACCCTCGACGTCTACAACCAGCTGATCGCGGTGATCCTGCCGCTGGCCGCGCTGCAGGTGCCGTTCACGGTCCTGCTGGCCCGGAGCTTCTTCGCCGGCATCCCGACCGAGCTGATGGACGCCGGCCGCGTCGACGGCGCGAGCATCGTCAAGGTCTTCTGGTACATCGTCCTGCCGCTGACCCGGCCGATCGCCGGCGCGATCGTGGTGCTCACGCTGATCAACAGCTGGAACGCGTTCCTGCTGCCGCTGCTGATGCTGAACGACCCGGACAAGCAGGTGGTGACCCTGCTGCCCTCGTTCTTCACCAGCCAGTACACCAACGACCAGACGGGGGTCCTGGCCGCCTCGGTGATCACGGCGGTCCCGGTGATCGTCGCGTACCTCCTGCTGCAGCGCTCCTTCGAGCGCGGCCTGGCCGCCGGAGCGCTCAAGTGA
- a CDS encoding endo-1,4-beta-xylanase, with translation MADLGARTLTTDVRVVDEQGRPVADVDVTTEQLRHAFGFGSIGFDFLDWLGGPPLSTGGDASEFFGGKVDSDPQQLADAWLGVFDTVTLPFYWRAFEPERGRPETQRLRRTAEWFAERGVRVKGHPLVWHTLAPEWLLPLEDAEVEEVLRARVRREVADFAGVVDVWDAINETVILPRFTAEPNAITRLAQRLGRVGMIRLAFEEARSVGSGGRFVLNDFDLSSEYEHVIEECLEAGIAIDAIGLQTHMHQGYRGEDRIAEVLERFSRFGLPLQMTETTLLSGDLMPPEIDDLNDYVVDSWPSTEEGEARQADELVRHYRSVLAHPAVESLTYWGLTDDGAWLGAPSGLLRRDGSRKPGYDALQDLIRREWWHAETTATTGAEGCVPLRGFAGRYRVTAGGASVEVEVSAEGGPIAVVVPR, from the coding sequence GTGGCTGACCTCGGCGCGCGCACCCTCACGACCGACGTCCGGGTCGTCGACGAGCAGGGCCGGCCGGTCGCCGACGTGGACGTGACCACCGAGCAGCTGCGGCACGCCTTCGGCTTCGGCAGCATCGGCTTCGACTTCCTCGACTGGCTGGGCGGTCCGCCGCTCTCGACGGGCGGCGACGCCTCGGAGTTCTTCGGCGGCAAGGTCGACTCGGATCCGCAGCAGCTCGCGGACGCCTGGCTCGGCGTCTTCGACACGGTGACCCTGCCCTTCTACTGGCGGGCCTTCGAGCCCGAGCGAGGCCGTCCCGAGACGCAGCGGCTGCGCCGGACGGCCGAGTGGTTCGCCGAGCGCGGCGTCCGGGTGAAGGGCCACCCCCTGGTCTGGCACACGCTCGCGCCCGAGTGGCTGCTGCCGCTCGAGGACGCCGAGGTGGAGGAGGTGCTGCGCGCGCGGGTCCGCCGCGAGGTCGCCGACTTCGCCGGTGTCGTCGACGTGTGGGACGCGATCAACGAGACGGTCATCCTGCCGCGCTTCACGGCGGAGCCGAACGCGATCACCCGGCTGGCGCAGCGCCTCGGCCGGGTCGGCATGATCCGGCTGGCGTTCGAGGAGGCCCGCTCGGTCGGCTCGGGCGGGCGGTTCGTCCTCAACGACTTCGATCTGTCGAGCGAGTACGAGCACGTGATCGAGGAGTGCCTCGAGGCGGGGATCGCGATCGACGCCATCGGCCTGCAGACCCACATGCACCAGGGCTATCGCGGTGAGGACCGGATCGCGGAGGTGCTCGAGCGCTTCTCCCGCTTCGGCCTGCCGCTGCAGATGACGGAGACGACCCTCCTCTCCGGCGACCTGATGCCGCCGGAGATCGACGACCTGAACGACTACGTGGTCGACTCCTGGCCGAGCACCGAGGAGGGCGAGGCGCGGCAGGCGGACGAGCTCGTCCGGCATTACCGGAGCGTCCTCGCGCATCCGGCGGTCGAGTCGCTGACCTACTGGGGGCTGACCGACGACGGCGCCTGGCTCGGGGCGCCCTCCGGGCTGCTCCGCCGGGACGGCAGCCGGAAGCCCGGCTACGACGCGCTGCAGGACCTGATCCGCCGCGAGTGGTGGCACGCGGAGACGACCGCGACGACGGGAGCCGAGGGGTGCGTGCCGCTCCGGGGCTTCGCCGGGCGCTACCGGGTGACCGCCGGCGGTGCGTCGGTCGAGGTCGAGGTGTCGGCCGAGGGCGGCCCGATCGCGGTCGTGGTGCCGCGATGA